In Montipora capricornis isolate CH-2021 chromosome 4, ASM3666992v2, whole genome shotgun sequence, the DNA window aacagtgtgtacaactatttagttggaagagaaaccatttggaaatttagtggtatcttttttgttccacttttaaaaagataaacgcatgaattgaaatcaagatggtaacccattagctggtaagctccacaaacgaatttccaTTCGAACATtagcaaccgagactcgcgttgaccttgaaatttttaaagaaatttccctcgtagccatgacttaaaagagaatctcgctggcatagaaacgcaccaGGCtggaaacgcactatgcagtcaacattcgtccgttttattGGCCTGAAAAAGGGTCTTTTGTCGACAGAGATCAAATAAACACCGAATGGCAGtcatgtttgatttgaggtattgaagtcacatgacaaggcctcgaccaatcagacatttttcgccagtgaagtcCTGGTTAAATCAAAAGTCCAGAGGTATCGCAAGTGTACTGTAGCCTAATGACGCTCTGTCTTGGAATATGCATCCCTTGTTTGGGCTGGTTTGCCCGATTACCTAAGTGATCTAATTGAATCCGTTCAAAGGGAAGCTCTGCGCATTATTCTGCTAAACTTAAGTTATGATCAAGCACTTGTTCGTTCTGTCCTACAGACACTGTTAGAGCGCCGAGGTCAAGCTTACGAACGCTTTGTTCAGGCATTATCGGTATCCTGGTGTCCCTGCATTGCTCGTCTGCTCCCTGAACGATCAAGCGTCAGCCATGGATACGGTCTCCGCTCGGGTACAGCTAGGCAGTGCGTTAACAACAACAGACTTCTGCGCACTGATAGGTTTATTACTTTCAAGTTCGGATAACTGTTATTTTTGTCCTTGTACGTTTTGTAATCTCGTGCTATTATGCATTTTCTACTTACTGAACCCTCTTGTTATTTAGCAAATGCTACCAAAGAGTGAATAAacatattatcattattatcaactaAGGTTGCCATTTGTTTATGTAGAACTAAAGTGTTTTCTCCCTTTTGAATGGTAAGTACTTtgtgacaaagaattttcctGAAATCCGCATCAGTACATACAATACTTGGTATTGGTAAGAGGCAACTAGTAAGCTGTCCTCCAAATTAATGGCTTCATACAAGGAAATAACATAGATATTCGCTCCATAAATTCTTCAAGTCTCGGATAGCAAGGGTCCTCGCCCTGGGCTGCTGACTCCTCAATCGAATATGGAGGTAATAATGTTTCGGTTTGTCCCCTGCCTGAAGTAGttttaaaaatgaaacattAGACATCAGACTCTACAAACAATTTCCTTGGAAAGAGGTGCACGCATATTGAAGACAATATTTGGTATGTTGCACGAAACTGAATAAATTCCGCATGTTTGACAAGCAGCCTATACGCGTCACGTGAATTGCGACAAGATAAAGAAAAGCGCAGGCCGTTGGTCACATATAAATGACGGAAGTTTATTAGCAGTATTAAATAGTAAAGAAAGAATGGCAACACCGCAAAACAATGCTTTTGTTAGTTCCTGTAGAATTCAGTGCACGGATTGACCCAAATGAATTTGATTGAAACAATCGCACGCTCTTAAACCCTTTATTTACCGTTATCCTTCCTACACTTTATGTCAACTATCCGAAATATCTTACATCATGTTACGTCGAGTTACACGAAATATCCCACAGTTCCCAGAGACTATTTATTGCATTCtattattaatgttaactgGACAAACTAAATTACTGGGTTAGCTTTCATGACGCTCCGTGTGAGTAATATCATCCAATtacttattattataatttgttTTCAGACAGATATATTAACTGCACCAGATGAGGAAGGTTACTTGTAGTCGGCACCGTCCATAAGCTTTACTCTATCATGATTAAAGTGCCCCCGtcattaaaaaaatcacttcctttttttcttcagattttgaaagtgtgtttgcttaacacctgcaaaattttgagctttgatttctATCCAAAGGCCGTTAACTTTGAGTgtgagttttggatttcacggtccgccaatactcacgttcaaaactgaccgattggacttcagagggttggatccagggaaaagttacgtcaaaggctcactagtttaaaattttagggtgtgaatgcagcttattataaatgcaaaacacgagttaaaaaatctgaaagcccagaactcccgtgctgcatattaattctgcggcttACACaggcattgcattcttaaatgagtgagcctttgacgtcattttctcctcgaaccagctctctcaagaacttaaagttagtaatggcagaccattaaataggaaaattccagttaaaatgaacaggtttttttttttttttgtaatcaaGGCTTAAACTTTAATCGCTTAGtgtttgttaacatagtttttaaattcgcagaaaaatgagaattgattttttggtcacaggggcactttaaagttggaattattataacaaaataattaatataattactAGATACTTAAAAGGATCATCACAGTTAGATAAGCAAGTTACACAATACAAGCTTGAAAGGGACTCAAACCCATGACCATGCAACTGCACTGCACTTGTTCTGCCAGCTGAGCTATTTAAAATTACATGCTAATCCATAGATATTTTAAGAAGCTCATCTAGTGTTATCAGAATGTGTTACTTATTTTCTGATCAACCCATACTGAGGTAGTGACTGAGAAAGTCTAATGTTTCGACTTGTTCCCGAAAACGGGAACAAGCCGAAACATTGCACTCGCCCATTCGTCCTTTCGTTCCTTTAAAGAAGTAAGGCAGGCAATCACATAATCTGTTTAAAGTAGATAGATAGTAACAGTAGTTGTTTCTGTGTCATATGCCTACCTCTTCAGGCTCACGAGTAATGGTCTGAGGAGATGGCCAGTCATCATTATGGTTGATCTCTTCATTCTTTCTTATGCCTGATAATAAGAAAACTCAGTTTCATTAATTGAACATTTAAAAACGGAACACTTCTAATTGTCTACCACTACACAAGTATCTTGAAGCTCAATGGCGGAGATCAAGTGTTCCAATACTTTTTAGAGGTCTCGGATTTTCTTTCTAGTGTACGTGTACTCTAAAACACCCTGAATTAAATTTGTACATGATCTCTTATCAGCATTTATAAATTGTAAAGTTTAAGGTGGCTCCTTGTTAATAGTAACCATAATCTCTTGGAAAGAGTGGAAACATTCCCTTTAATAATTCTCCGTTCTAGATTCCAAGGCAAATGCAACGCATTAGACATAAAGCATAGAGACAACTAAGTTGATTACCTTTATTGATTATAAAAACTGCTTTTTTATTGCCAATTTCTCTCAAGGCCAGATAAAGATCTTCCAAGGGTACTTCGCGAGCACTGAGATCATTTAGTAATGCGTCGGCTGGGGACCGCTTCTGCCTAATCTCTTCCACATGTTTTGGCGAATAGAGGGAAGGAAAACCTTCCGTCATCACTTTTTCCCAGTTGATGGTGGTCTCCTTTCCCAAGACGCTGCACAGTTCGTCAAATGTCTCGTGTGGAAGATCGGTTATATGACGCATTTTCTctttacctgaaaaaaaaaaagcccatGATTTTTTATTGATTTAGGGCACTGTTTAATTGCTCTCAACTTACAACTGCTTCTCGGGTAAGGTTATCAGTTCTATGTGTGAAAATGATGGGGACATCTTTACTCCGGACAACTACCCCGAAACGAATCTTTCTGATGATTTCTTTACCTCTACTGTGGCAGTAAGGTTACCTCATTTTAGTTGCTGATCCAATTTGATTCAGAGGCTTGACAGCTTCTTTGTTACCTTTAATTTGGAGTTTCTTTGAATAGTATGATCTCTAAGAAAGGGGGATTATTTGAAATCCTGCAAAagcaagattttttttcttcttctttttggaaTTGGGTACATGTATCTCAGGAAGCCACAGGCTAAAGAAACACAATACAATCACACGCAATAAATCCTTTAACTAACAAGAAGTCACATCGCTTCAGTTTGCTTACAAAACAGAACAATCGACCTGTTGGCATTTCATTCCCGCAACAAGtatagttttctttctttttttccaaacttaaaactgtatatatataaacaGCATTTCTGAGAGTTTCACTCCTAGTAATTTATAAGGAGGGGGGCAGGTCTCCTTGATGATTTGCGTCAAAGGCACTTGCTATCGGTCTTCCAACGAAAAATAACCCGCTACGATACTTTCATTATCAAACccggtactttgaaaagctatcgAAAACCCTCAACTATAATGGACATGGTGTTCTCGCATATAATGGCCTTAATGGTAAAAAAGAATACATATACCTTAGGATTGAAATATCCTATACTCACCTTTTGAAATGAGATATGACAAGATCTTTTAAACCACTAAAACAAAAACGAAGATAAAATTCAGTCACTGGGTCAGTAGGGCAGGTTTAGAAAAAAAAGGACACAACATGCTTATAAGAAAACAATAGTGACGGTTCTGTAGCAGCTTTACATTGGTCTCCCAATGAAATTAGCGCCAGTAGAGATGTACTGAACTGGTATCTCCTCACAAAGAATACCGTCGTTTACAGTCCAGTAAGCCATTGACactttttttggccaaaatagcTAGGAGGATGTCTTGTTAACTTTGATTACCAACTTTCTACTTTGATGACAATTTTTTCATAAGCACTTGTACATTGATTATCCTTAAAAACCAGTCATGCACCTATGCACCATTATGTATTGACCTGTATTAACTAAGAGTAACGTTAAAATTCAGTCTTGCAATGTAACAAAGCGTTTAACACTATCACAACTGTCTCCTCACAGTCATCTTTGAAACTCCTCACAAGAACTATTAACTAGCAGTTCTCATTGAGAAGTGAGTGCTGCCgttaaaggtgtttttgaatGCAAATACGACAAtgagaatttcaaaaaaaatataacttattttatttgcaaaatgacaGGGTTACAAGTATGTTCTTTGAGCATAACATTTAATAATAAGTAACTATTGGTGTGGCTATGGCTTTTGTTGGGATTATGCTTGTACTAATTGCTAAAAGTGGAAAAGAAATATATTGGTTAACGAAAACGGAAGGTGTAAAGAATAACACTGTCTAACGCAACATGTAATAATAAGGGCTTTTTAATTGATTCTTAGAACGACTACTGACACTTTCTTTGGTCTATCTAGCGCAACGTGGAAATAAACTAAATACTTGGTGTAACAACAGTCACTGTGGTGTAAGAACAGTTACTACATGTGTAACGGCAATAACAGGTTCATGAACTGATCGTTAGAACAATTAGTGACAGCGACACTGTGTAACGCAACGTGTAATAGACTATTTTTTTCGTCTAACAATATTATTCGAAGCCTTTTAATCATGATGGAAATTGGCATCGGGTACCATTTTATTGGTTAGTGCATATAAATACACGCGATCTCCATGACATAAGATGTCATCGatatttgtttgtgtccataaGTCGACCGAATTCGATCGATTGAAAAGcaaagctgcgagtgacataaaTGCACACTGTCAGCCTCTAGAATGCTCACTGAAAGCTTCACGACCTTGATGAATGCTTCCTCGAAATAGATCAGCAAAAAGTGCCAAAACTCACCCGTAAACAGCGAAACCTGGTATTGATGACTTGCTGCGAGCACATGCGATTTTCCGCTGAGCGAGCACGATTTTCCGCTGAGCAAGCAAATGTCAATTTTTCTTATAAGACAGCTGCTGATTGACTAGACTGCGCCATATAACAtgatttctgattggctgtttctTAATGTGAACGATGTTTCGAACCAAAAGCTGCCTATCGCCAGCAATTATCAAGTTCATCATTATGGTAATCAGGACTATCTTCAGAAAAATTAAATGGCAAACGCCTGGCTAAAATGTGTTTTGCCAAAAGGGAAAATGAAACTTGGTCGATTTCAGTTTACTGTTTGCTTGGTACAGCTGCCCAGCAAGTtttcaaaacagagaaaaaattaaGAACAAGACAAATGACAAACAGAAACCTGTCGCCTGGCTCGTGCCGTCATTCACATGTATTTCTCTTAGCCCTTTTTGCATTGCTAAATCAAAATTCGAAAAATACTTTGGAGTTTTCCCAAATAAAAATGATGAGGTTTCATGAAGTCGACTTATTCAGGTGTCACTTTTATCGATCATTTGTGTATTTCAC includes these proteins:
- the LOC138045406 gene encoding uncharacterized protein; the encoded protein is MRHITDLPHETFDELCSVLGKETTINWEKVMTEGFPSLYSPKHVEEIRQKRSPADALLNDLSAREVPLEDLYLALREIGNKKAVFIINKGIRKNEEINHNDDWPSPQTITREPEENCTSPSSEELAETLPPYPSQESSAYGRHPSHQPMEDVLGIKELERRLQSLYALYA